The Nitriliruptor alkaliphilus DSM 45188 genome includes a region encoding these proteins:
- a CDS encoding cupin domain-containing protein produces MRIDWHAIPGGPGMRQGSSRRAIAAERLSAVRVETTPDAVFDGKLHRHDNEQLLVMIDGSVHLQIDDEDLWVKAGDLVVFPPGSWHGAIGVGPDGAEYYEIFSPPRLDQLPGWVGPSALEFDRS; encoded by the coding sequence GTGCGCATCGACTGGCACGCGATCCCCGGAGGCCCCGGCATGCGCCAAGGTTCCTCCCGTCGCGCCATCGCCGCGGAGCGGCTCTCGGCGGTTCGCGTGGAAACGACCCCGGACGCGGTCTTCGACGGCAAGCTTCACCGGCACGACAACGAGCAGTTGCTCGTGATGATCGACGGCTCGGTCCACCTGCAGATCGACGACGAGGACCTCTGGGTGAAAGCGGGAGACCTGGTGGTGTTCCCGCCCGGCAGCTGGCACGGCGCGATCGGCGTCGGCCCCGACGGGGCCGAGTACTACGAGATCTTCTCACCGCCGAGGCTCGATCAGCTGCCAGGCTGGGTCGGACCTTCGGCGCTCGAGTTCGACAGGAGTTGA
- a CDS encoding mandelate racemase/muconate lactonizing enzyme family protein, giving the protein MKIESVRAHLIHTSIPPEKRVESGAGLKLARQMCLIEIRTDDGAVGVGSPSGPYDLAVLKRVVEDVIAPHLVGCDPGDIPFLWHRLYHGEISRNLGHRGVGIAALSGIDIALWDLRGRVTGQPLHQLLGGRYHPDGVRVYASSIYWDLAPQEAASQAESWVERGFTAVKVKIGANWRRDVANLSAIRAAIGTDVDLLVDANQALGRIEATRVLDALEELECYWFEEPISIDDIEGHRHLRAARRTVRIATGENLYTRHAFADLVRADAVDVMQADASRAGGLTEARRISDLASCHGLDWNPHTFNDIITVAANLHLVAASAHPAMFEWDITHNDLMTDLADLPLAIKEGCVQPPDGPGLGFEIDWDFVAAHPWNGQPSIGAGHGMRR; this is encoded by the coding sequence ATGAAGATCGAGTCGGTCCGCGCGCATCTGATCCACACCAGCATCCCACCGGAGAAGCGGGTCGAGTCCGGCGCAGGCCTCAAGCTGGCACGGCAGATGTGCCTGATCGAGATCCGCACCGACGACGGAGCCGTCGGCGTCGGGTCACCCTCCGGGCCCTACGATCTGGCCGTCCTGAAGCGCGTCGTCGAGGACGTCATCGCACCCCACCTCGTGGGATGCGATCCCGGCGACATCCCGTTCCTGTGGCATCGCCTCTACCACGGCGAGATCTCGCGCAACCTCGGCCATCGGGGGGTGGGCATCGCGGCGCTCTCCGGGATCGACATCGCACTCTGGGACCTGCGAGGCCGCGTGACGGGGCAGCCGCTCCACCAGCTCCTGGGCGGGCGCTACCACCCTGATGGCGTCCGCGTCTACGCCTCCTCGATCTACTGGGATCTGGCGCCGCAAGAGGCGGCATCCCAGGCGGAGTCGTGGGTGGAGCGGGGGTTCACTGCGGTCAAGGTGAAGATCGGCGCGAACTGGCGTCGTGACGTCGCCAACCTGTCGGCGATCCGCGCAGCGATCGGCACGGACGTGGACCTGCTCGTCGACGCGAACCAGGCGTTGGGTCGTATCGAGGCCACGCGGGTCCTCGATGCCCTCGAGGAACTCGAGTGCTACTGGTTCGAGGAGCCGATCAGCATCGATGACATCGAGGGGCACCGTCACCTGCGCGCAGCTCGCCGTACCGTCCGGATCGCCACGGGCGAGAACCTCTACACGCGGCACGCCTTCGCTGACCTGGTTCGCGCCGACGCGGTCGACGTCATGCAGGCTGACGCGTCCCGCGCCGGAGGTCTGACGGAGGCGCGACGGATCTCCGACCTCGCCTCTTGCCACGGCCTGGACTGGAACCCGCACACCTTCAACGACATCATCACGGTCGCGGCGAACCTCCACCTGGTCGCGGCGAGCGCGCACCCGGCGATGTTCGAGTGGGACATCACGCACAACGATCTGATGACCGACCTCGCGGATCTACCCCTCGCGATCAAGGAAGGTTGCGTGCAACCGCCGGATGGTCCCGGTCTGGGCTTCGAGATCGACTGGGACTTCGTCGCCGCCCACCCTTGGAACGGACAGCCATCCATCGGGGCCGGCCACGGGATGAGGAGGTAG
- a CDS encoding FadR/GntR family transcriptional regulator: protein MPELRRVRIADEIASHLEQRIVAGEYTAGDRLPSLRKLAEEFGVSPLTVREATASLEAKGLVRARHGAGTYVLARGDRQVSDPWIISPDDLNDYEELVEARLYVESALVELAAKKRSDDDLETLRSIVEDMRAARQDPERFLAADYSFHVALAEAAHNRALRSAMIAIRGPLKRLMAARSAHDCERDGNLDRAITDHEAILEGIEAGRAAEARRALKRITDRAGRHIGRFRQSET, encoded by the coding sequence ATGCCTGAGCTGCGACGAGTTCGTATCGCGGATGAGATCGCATCGCACTTGGAGCAGCGCATCGTCGCCGGTGAGTACACCGCCGGCGACCGCCTTCCGAGTCTGCGCAAACTCGCAGAGGAGTTCGGCGTCTCGCCGTTGACCGTTCGGGAAGCGACGGCCTCGCTCGAGGCCAAGGGTCTGGTTCGTGCTCGTCACGGCGCTGGCACCTACGTCCTGGCCCGGGGCGACCGCCAGGTCAGCGACCCGTGGATCATCTCCCCCGATGACCTCAACGACTACGAGGAACTGGTCGAGGCCCGCCTGTACGTCGAATCCGCCCTCGTCGAACTGGCCGCGAAGAAGCGCAGCGATGACGATCTCGAGACGTTGCGCTCGATCGTCGAGGACATGCGGGCCGCCAGGCAGGATCCCGAGCGCTTCCTCGCGGCCGACTACTCCTTCCACGTCGCCCTCGCGGAGGCGGCACACAACCGCGCACTTCGAAGCGCGATGATCGCGATCCGCGGGCCGTTGAAGCGCCTCATGGCTGCCCGGAGCGCCCATGATTGCGAGCGGGACGGGAACCTCGACCGAGCCATCACGGACCACGAGGCCATCCTCGAGGGGATCGAGGCGGGCCGAGCTGCTGAAGCCCGACGCGCGCTCAAGCGGATCACCGACCGAGCAGGTCGACACATCGGCCGGTTCCGTCAGTCGGAGACCTGA
- a CDS encoding S-layer homology domain-containing protein — MRLRPARRLGVFTTSLLLTVGLLAPTAASAAPPSGSAASFGASSAAAADGPTARTASNSAIQVRDLSYACPKDRVPKAGFRDVPSSFNFAREIDCLVWYEITQGKTATEYAPNEFVTRQQMAVFIFRMLDDLIELPEPPSRSQFHDVPATGEVGIAINTLASDELAEMLGVRIVSGKTATTYAPADRVTRAQMGSFIARTLEGLVEILDRGRCDGIFTDEGDIPPSHIDNVKLLCAAGIVTGRADGSYGPSADVTRAQMSAFLMRLMDIIVELEGTVPPDERGEQ; from the coding sequence ATGCGACTCCGTCCTGCACGCCGTCTCGGCGTGTTCACCACCTCGCTGCTGCTGACCGTGGGGCTGCTCGCGCCCACGGCCGCATCCGCAGCGCCACCGTCCGGCTCGGCCGCCAGCTTCGGTGCGAGCAGTGCCGCAGCCGCTGACGGGCCTACGGCCCGCACCGCGTCGAACAGCGCGATCCAGGTGCGCGACCTGTCCTACGCGTGCCCGAAGGACCGGGTGCCGAAGGCCGGTTTCCGGGACGTCCCGTCGAGCTTCAACTTCGCTCGCGAGATCGACTGCCTGGTCTGGTACGAGATCACGCAGGGCAAGACCGCGACCGAGTACGCACCCAACGAGTTCGTCACCCGCCAGCAGATGGCGGTCTTCATCTTCCGCATGCTGGACGACCTCATCGAACTGCCGGAGCCACCGTCCCGGTCACAGTTCCATGACGTGCCCGCGACCGGTGAGGTCGGCATCGCGATCAACACCCTGGCCTCCGACGAGCTCGCCGAGATGCTGGGCGTGCGCATCGTCAGCGGCAAGACCGCCACGACCTACGCACCGGCGGACCGCGTGACGCGCGCGCAGATGGGGTCGTTCATCGCCCGCACCCTCGAGGGGCTCGTCGAGATCCTCGACCGTGGGCGCTGCGATGGCATCTTCACCGACGAGGGCGACATCCCGCCGAGCCACATCGACAACGTCAAGCTGCTGTGCGCGGCCGGCATCGTGACCGGGCGTGCCGACGGTTCGTACGGACCGTCCGCCGACGTCACGAGGGCGCAGATGTCGGCGTTCCTCATGCGCCTGATGGACATCATCGTCGAGCTCGAGGGCACGGTGCCCCCGGACGAGCGCGGCGAGCAGTAG
- a CDS encoding S-layer homology domain-containing protein, which produces MRLRPARRLGVLTTSLLLTVGLLAPTAASAAPSGSAATLGERGSVLTEQGAVRASSTTPIKVRDLSDACPSGRVPSAGFRDVPTSYDFAKAIDCLVWYEVTQGKTATEYAPNDSVTRQQMAVFIYRTLEYLEITEYVEAPRRSLFSDVPATGEVGRAINTLASEDLEDLLGVQIVAGKTATTFDPRGEVTRAQMGSFIARTLEGVAEFSGATIDRGSCDGVFTDEAAIPSTHRRNVKLLCSFGIVTGRSDGTYGPALDVTRGQMAAFLMRLMDVWVEAKITLPPDAFVDVFVDRGAQACSDTGQGTQSKPFCSIQAGVDHARSLQGYAVQVLVRPRATPYSEAVVLSSGKAFGVNLFSIDDATVPLDGSIRVNGSSAQAFNAVVGFDVTSGGAPALDVRSQGVVFAVANLFEAPTAISVNQTGLTWLLGSTIAGSSVGVDLVDTYLEADGWGTLLGDNEFEPSSEAYVRAPSSVSNSVANANLGMWLNEFDNTFPPGAKLGASGGRRAIVPA; this is translated from the coding sequence ATGCGACTCCGTCCTGCACGCCGTCTCGGCGTGCTCACCACCTCGCTGCTGCTGACCGTCGGGCTGCTCGCGCCCACGGCAGCGTCCGCAGCACCATCCGGTTCCGCTGCCACCCTCGGGGAGCGCGGTTCCGTGCTGACCGAGCAGGGGGCCGTCCGCGCATCCTCCACGACCCCGATCAAGGTGCGCGACCTGTCTGACGCATGCCCGTCAGGCCGTGTGCCGTCGGCTGGGTTCCGTGACGTACCGACGAGCTACGACTTCGCCAAGGCCATCGATTGTTTGGTCTGGTACGAGGTCACCCAGGGCAAGACCGCGACCGAGTACGCACCCAACGACAGCGTGACGCGCCAGCAGATGGCGGTCTTCATCTACCGGACACTCGAGTACCTGGAGATCACCGAGTACGTCGAGGCCCCGCGGCGCTCGCTCTTCAGCGACGTTCCGGCAACCGGTGAGGTCGGCCGGGCCATCAACACCCTGGCGTCGGAGGACCTCGAGGACCTGCTCGGCGTCCAGATCGTGGCTGGCAAGACGGCGACCACGTTCGACCCGCGAGGCGAGGTCACCCGCGCCCAGATGGGTTCGTTCATCGCCCGCACCCTCGAAGGGGTCGCTGAGTTCAGCGGGGCGACGATCGATCGTGGCAGCTGCGACGGTGTCTTCACCGACGAGGCTGCCATCCCGAGCACGCACCGCCGCAACGTCAAGCTGCTGTGCTCGTTCGGCATCGTCACCGGCCGGTCCGACGGCACCTACGGGCCCGCGCTCGACGTGACCCGCGGACAGATGGCCGCCTTCCTGATGCGTCTCATGGACGTCTGGGTCGAGGCCAAGATCACCCTGCCGCCGGACGCGTTCGTCGACGTCTTCGTCGACCGCGGCGCCCAGGCCTGCAGCGACACGGGCCAGGGCACGCAGTCCAAGCCGTTCTGTTCGATCCAGGCCGGCGTCGACCACGCCCGCAGCCTGCAGGGGTACGCCGTGCAGGTGCTCGTGCGACCGCGAGCGACGCCGTACTCAGAGGCGGTCGTGCTGTCGTCCGGGAAGGCCTTCGGGGTCAACCTGTTCTCGATCGACGACGCCACCGTGCCGCTCGACGGCTCGATCCGCGTCAACGGTTCCTCGGCGCAGGCCTTCAACGCCGTCGTCGGGTTCGATGTCACCTCCGGGGGTGCGCCGGCGCTGGACGTCCGTTCGCAAGGCGTGGTCTTCGCCGTCGCCAACCTGTTCGAGGCACCGACGGCCATCTCGGTGAACCAGACCGGGCTCACCTGGCTCCTGGGGTCCACGATCGCCGGTAGCTCGGTCGGGGTCGACCTCGTCGACACCTACCTCGAGGCTGATGGGTGGGGCACGCTGCTCGGCGACAACGAGTTCGAGCCCTCGTCGGAGGCCTACGTCCGGGCGCCGAGTTCGGTCTCGAACTCGGTCGCGAACGCCAACCTCGGGATGTGGCTGAACGAGTTCGACAACACCTTCCCGCCGGGCGCGAAGCTCGGCGCGAGCGGCGGTCGTCGAGCGATCGTGCCGGCCTGA
- the truA gene encoding tRNA pseudouridine(38-40) synthase TruA, with amino-acid sequence MTAASAAGAGPRLPRLRLRIDLAYDGSPFAGFARQPDQTTVQGTLEGALSRCLGQEVLTTCAGRTDRGVHAVAQVVHLDVDPSVAVAQRSLADLLGGRPTSPELRRRVDGLVGPAITLWQVRRVPDDFDARFSATGRGYRYRLVDAETVAPLDRFDRWHVGVPLALPPMRAAARYLLGEHDFAAFCKRVPGRSSVRRLDQIAITRPAPGQVHVRLAGAAFCHNQVRSIVGCLVEVGRHRWEPDRVGEVLASRDRQLLARVAPPHGLTLERVTYGRRFPAAPPAGT; translated from the coding sequence GTGACGGCAGCGTCAGCCGCGGGCGCAGGCCCGCGGTTGCCGCGCCTCCGGCTGCGCATCGACCTCGCCTACGACGGTTCGCCGTTCGCGGGGTTCGCCCGGCAGCCGGATCAGACCACCGTGCAGGGCACCCTCGAGGGTGCCCTGTCGCGTTGTCTGGGTCAGGAGGTGCTGACCACCTGCGCGGGCCGCACCGACCGTGGCGTCCACGCCGTGGCCCAGGTCGTGCACCTCGACGTGGACCCGAGCGTCGCGGTGGCGCAGCGGTCCCTGGCCGATCTGCTCGGTGGCCGGCCGACCAGCCCCGAGCTGCGCCGGCGGGTCGATGGCCTCGTCGGCCCGGCCATCACCCTGTGGCAGGTCCGCCGCGTGCCTGACGACTTCGACGCCCGGTTCTCTGCGACCGGTCGCGGGTACCGCTACCGCCTCGTCGACGCCGAGACCGTCGCACCGCTGGACCGCTTCGACCGCTGGCACGTCGGTGTCCCGCTCGCGCTGCCGCCGATGCGCGCCGCTGCTCGGTACCTGTTGGGCGAGCACGACTTCGCCGCGTTCTGCAAGCGGGTACCGGGCCGCTCGTCGGTGCGCCGGCTCGACCAGATCGCGATCACCCGGCCGGCGCCGGGCCAGGTGCACGTCCGCCTGGCGGGTGCGGCGTTCTGCCACAACCAGGTGCGTTCGATCGTGGGGTGCCTGGTCGAGGTCGGCCGTCACCGCTGGGAGCCTGACCGGGTCGGCGAGGTGCTCGCGTCCCGCGACCGGCAACTGCTGGCACGAGTGGCCCCCCCGCACGGCCTGACGCTGGAGCGGGTGACCTACGGACGCCGTTTCCCGGCTGCCCCGCCCGCCGGTACCTGA
- the rplQ gene encoding 50S ribosomal protein L17, protein MPTPKRGPRLGGGAAHQRHLLANQASDLFRHGRITTTQAKAKMLRPYAERLITKAKRGDLASRRAVLAQLRGDRDVVAYLFEEVAPRFADRNGGYTRILKLGPRAGDNTPMVIIELVDRGEASGDEAIEEAKAGRSRGLFGRRRKAVAETGGAGTALLEDDVDVPEDADVAESPESVDSPESVDSPASPESVDSPAEDESDEKSE, encoded by the coding sequence ATGCCGACCCCGAAGCGTGGGCCGCGGCTCGGCGGCGGCGCGGCGCACCAGCGCCACCTGCTCGCCAACCAGGCGAGCGACCTGTTCCGCCACGGCCGCATCACCACCACCCAGGCCAAGGCCAAGATGCTGCGGCCCTACGCCGAGCGCCTGATCACCAAGGCCAAGCGGGGCGACCTCGCGTCGCGCCGCGCGGTGCTGGCCCAGCTGCGCGGTGACCGGGACGTCGTGGCGTACCTGTTCGAGGAGGTCGCGCCGCGCTTCGCCGACCGCAACGGCGGGTACACGCGCATCCTCAAGCTCGGCCCCCGGGCGGGTGACAACACCCCCATGGTCATCATCGAGCTGGTCGACCGGGGCGAGGCCTCCGGTGACGAGGCCATCGAGGAGGCCAAGGCCGGCCGTTCGCGCGGGCTCTTCGGTCGGCGCCGCAAGGCGGTCGCGGAGACCGGCGGCGCCGGGACCGCGCTCCTCGAGGACGACGTCGACGTGCCCGAGGACGCGGACGTGGCGGAGTCGCCCGAGAGCGTCGACTCGCCCGAGAGCGTCGACTCACCCGCGTCGCCCGAGTCGGTGGACTCGCCGGCCGAGGACGAGTCGGACGAGAAGAGCGAGTGA
- the rpoA gene encoding DNA-directed RNA polymerase subunit alpha, translating to MSDFGFYDDDSFSLGETQAGSPFISYRPRLEEGTLEEGLRSRFTIDPLEPGFGYTIGNSLRRTLLSSVPGAAVTRIRFTSAQAAGPEGGSVLHEFSAIEGVKEDVTDIILNIKDLVVRSDSDEPVEIFLGGDGPGVLTAENIFAPSQVEVVNEDLHIATLNANGHLEMYLTVERGRGYVTADNNKRSNDPIGVIAIDSVFSPIRRVAYRVESTRVEQMTNYDKLILDVETDGSLTPAQALSSAGETLKGLFEQFAGFETSGPGGIVVSPEEALASIGTDPVKSMLIEDLDLSVRSYNCLKREGVGTVGELLDKTEQDLLEIRNFGSKSVDEVKDKLVELGIALKE from the coding sequence ATGTCGGACTTCGGTTTCTACGACGACGACAGCTTCAGCCTCGGTGAGACCCAGGCTGGCTCGCCGTTCATCTCCTACCGCCCGCGCCTCGAGGAGGGGACCCTCGAGGAGGGCCTGCGCTCGCGGTTCACCATCGATCCGCTCGAGCCGGGCTTCGGGTACACGATCGGCAACTCGCTGCGCCGGACCCTCCTCAGCTCGGTGCCGGGCGCAGCGGTGACGCGCATCCGCTTCACCTCGGCCCAGGCCGCGGGCCCCGAGGGCGGGTCGGTCCTCCACGAGTTCTCGGCGATCGAGGGTGTCAAGGAGGATGTCACCGACATCATCCTGAACATCAAGGACCTCGTGGTCCGCTCGGACTCCGACGAGCCGGTCGAGATCTTCCTCGGTGGTGACGGACCGGGTGTCCTCACCGCGGAGAACATCTTCGCGCCGTCGCAGGTCGAGGTCGTCAACGAGGACCTCCACATCGCGACGCTGAACGCCAACGGCCACCTCGAGATGTACCTCACCGTCGAGCGCGGCCGCGGGTACGTCACGGCCGACAACAACAAGCGCTCCAACGACCCGATCGGGGTCATCGCGATCGACTCGGTGTTCTCGCCGATCCGTCGCGTGGCCTACCGCGTCGAGTCGACCCGCGTCGAGCAGATGACCAACTACGACAAGCTGATCCTCGACGTCGAGACCGACGGCTCGCTCACCCCGGCCCAGGCGTTGTCCTCGGCCGGCGAGACCCTCAAGGGCCTCTTCGAGCAGTTCGCCGGGTTCGAGACCTCGGGCCCCGGCGGCATCGTGGTCTCCCCGGAGGAGGCGCTGGCCTCCATCGGTACCGACCCGGTCAAGTCGATGCTCATCGAGGACCTCGACCTGTCCGTGCGGTCCTACAACTGCCTCAAGCGTGAGGGTGTGGGCACCGTGGGCGAACTGCTCGACAAGACCGAGCAGGACCTGCTCGAGATCCGCAACTTCGGGTCGAAGTCGGTCGACGAGGTCAAGGACAAGCTCGTCGAGCTGGGCATCGCGCTCAAGGAGTAG
- the rpsD gene encoding 30S ribosomal protein S4, translating into MARYTGPMTKKSRRYGVDLKGNDKNFDKRPYPPGDHGRGRIKESEYLLQLREKQKARYYYGVLEKQFRRYYEEATRKDGLTGENLLILLELRLDNVVYRGGFARTRAEARQMVSHRHVTVNGRSTNIPSYRVKPGDVVQIREKSRSSQAVVGSLEVFGARDVPGWLSTDVDQFSVTVVDAPIRSQIDAPVTEQMIVELYSK; encoded by the coding sequence GTGGCTCGTTACACCGGCCCCATGACCAAGAAGTCGCGCCGCTACGGCGTCGACCTCAAGGGCAACGACAAGAACTTCGACAAGCGCCCCTACCCGCCGGGCGACCACGGTCGAGGCCGCATCAAGGAGTCGGAGTACCTCCTCCAGCTCCGCGAGAAGCAGAAGGCGCGCTACTACTACGGCGTGCTCGAGAAGCAGTTCCGCCGGTACTACGAGGAGGCGACCCGCAAGGACGGCCTCACCGGTGAGAACCTGCTGATCCTGCTCGAGCTGCGGCTGGACAACGTGGTCTACCGCGGTGGGTTCGCGCGGACCCGCGCCGAGGCGCGGCAGATGGTCTCGCACCGTCACGTCACCGTGAACGGTCGCTCGACCAACATCCCGTCCTACCGGGTCAAGCCGGGTGACGTGGTGCAGATCCGCGAGAAGTCGCGCTCGAGCCAGGCCGTCGTCGGCTCGCTGGAGGTCTTCGGCGCCCGCGACGTGCCGGGCTGGCTGTCGACCGACGTGGACCAGTTCTCGGTCACGGTGGTCGACGCTCCGATCCGGTCGCAGATCGACGCGCCGGTGACCGAGCAGATGATCGTCGAGCTCTACTCCAAGTAG
- the rpsK gene encoding 30S ribosomal protein S11, producing the protein MAQKKQRGRKRERKNVLHAKCHIKATFNNTTITFTDQQGNVLCWSTGGNAGFKGSRKSTPFAAQVAAEQATKAAIDNGVRKVDVLCKGPGAGRETAIRTLAAAGVEVLSIKDITPVPHNGCRPPKRRRT; encoded by the coding sequence ATGGCGCAGAAGAAGCAGCGCGGCCGCAAGCGCGAGCGCAAGAACGTCCTGCACGCCAAGTGCCACATCAAGGCGACGTTCAACAACACCACCATCACCTTCACCGACCAGCAGGGCAACGTCCTGTGCTGGTCGACCGGCGGCAACGCCGGGTTCAAGGGCAGCCGCAAGTCCACGCCGTTCGCGGCGCAGGTCGCGGCCGAGCAGGCGACCAAGGCGGCCATCGACAACGGCGTCCGCAAGGTCGACGTGCTGTGCAAGGGCCCGGGTGCTGGTCGCGAGACCGCCATCCGCACCCTGGCTGCCGCCGGTGTCGAGGTGCTGTCCATCAAGGACATCACCCCGGTGCCGCACAACGGCTGCCGTCCCCCGAAGCGTCGTCGCACCTGA
- the rpsM gene encoding 30S ribosomal protein S13 produces MARIAGVDIPREKRVVVALTYIYGVGQTRAQQTLAATDVDPDTRVRDLNEDEVQRLRNHIENAYRIEGDLRREVANNIKRKIEIGSYQGIRHRLGLPVRGQRTHTNARSRKGPKRAVGGIRKPTRK; encoded by the coding sequence ATGGCACGCATCGCAGGCGTCGACATCCCCCGCGAGAAGCGGGTGGTCGTCGCACTCACCTACATCTACGGCGTCGGACAGACGCGCGCCCAGCAGACGCTGGCCGCCACCGACGTCGACCCCGACACGCGCGTCCGCGACCTCAACGAGGACGAGGTCCAGCGGCTGCGCAACCACATCGAGAACGCCTACCGCATCGAGGGTGACCTCCGGCGCGAGGTGGCGAACAACATCAAGCGCAAGATCGAGATCGGCTCGTACCAGGGCATCCGTCACCGCCTGGGCCTGCCCGTCCGTGGTCAGCGCACCCACACCAACGCGCGTTCCCGCAAGGGCCCGAAGCGCGCCGTCGGTGGCATCCGCAAGCCGACCCGGAAGTAG
- the rpmJ gene encoding 50S ribosomal protein L36: protein MKVHPSVKKMCDKCKIIRRKGAVRVICDNPRHKQRQG from the coding sequence GTGAAGGTCCACCCTTCCGTGAAGAAGATGTGTGACAAGTGCAAGATCATCCGCCGCAAGGGCGCCGTGCGCGTGATCTGTGACAACCCACGCCACAAGCAGCGCCAGGGCTGA
- the infA gene encoding translation initiation factor IF-1, with protein sequence MSEKEESIQVEGVVTEALPNTQFRVELENGHNVLAHISGKMRMHYIRILPGDKVVVELSPYDLTRGRITYRYK encoded by the coding sequence GTGAGCGAGAAGGAAGAGTCCATCCAGGTGGAGGGCGTCGTCACCGAAGCCCTCCCCAACACGCAGTTCCGGGTGGAACTCGAGAACGGCCACAACGTGCTCGCGCACATCTCCGGGAAGATGCGGATGCACTACATCCGGATCCTGCCGGGGGACAAGGTGGTCGTCGAACTCTCACCCTACGACCTGACCCGAGGTCGCATCACCTACCGCTACAAGTAG
- a CDS encoding DUF6498-containing protein produces MGWLLEARGRASVGQWLGTALLAIGVLTGQLRAPQLLYAAWLENISVGIAATVSLARSNRGSVAVPPWMAAQIKQGRGGLVRSVGPNPPPAPPPWSSSPPPSSQPHPPSSQPPPPPPGARPSAPGPAPGLGPGAPVPPGHVSLAVALLILLVPLAMMTSFQGRFISVLGHIGSFGADGGGVSPAGGVVATALLVLAAAARAFRRIAPDQALGYAFGHVVTLHLGMMIGFFAIVAAVFGSAVTGSAGPMELAATAALVGWFAVTDRLKVGNRPPG; encoded by the coding sequence GTGGGATGGTTGCTGGAGGCACGTGGCCGTGCGAGCGTCGGCCAGTGGCTCGGGACGGCGCTCTTGGCCATCGGGGTGCTGACCGGCCAGCTGCGGGCACCGCAGCTGCTGTACGCCGCGTGGCTGGAGAACATCTCGGTCGGGATCGCCGCGACGGTGTCGCTCGCGCGATCGAACCGAGGCAGCGTGGCCGTGCCCCCGTGGATGGCGGCTCAGATCAAGCAGGGGCGAGGCGGCCTGGTGCGCTCGGTCGGTCCGAACCCGCCTCCCGCACCGCCACCCTGGTCGTCGTCACCCCCGCCGTCGTCGCAGCCACACCCGCCGTCGTCGCAGCCGCCCCCGCCGCCGCCAGGGGCGCGCCCGTCCGCCCCGGGGCCGGCACCTGGCCTCGGCCCGGGGGCGCCGGTCCCACCCGGCCACGTGTCCCTGGCCGTCGCCCTGCTCATCCTGCTGGTCCCGCTGGCCATGATGACTTCGTTCCAGGGCAGGTTCATCTCCGTCCTCGGCCACATCGGCTCGTTCGGCGCCGATGGTGGTGGGGTGTCCCCAGCTGGTGGCGTGGTCGCCACCGCCCTCCTCGTGCTCGCGGCGGCGGCGCGCGCGTTCCGACGGATCGCCCCCGACCAGGCGCTCGGCTACGCCTTCGGCCACGTGGTGACCCTGCACCTCGGCATGATGATCGGGTTCTTCGCCATCGTCGCAGCGGTGTTCGGGAGCGCGGTGACGGGGTCGGCCGGACCGATGGAGCTGGCGGCCACGGCCGCGCTCGTCGGCTGGTTCGCGGTCACCGACCGGCTGAAGGTGGGCAACCGCCCCCCCGGTTGA